DNA from Roseomonas gilardii subsp. gilardii:
AAGGAGGTGACCGGCCGCTCCGCCTGGAACCGCCTCTTCGACGAGACCGTCGCCGCCATGAAGGTCCGCGTGGGGGCGGAGGACCTGACCGTCTCCTCGGCGCTGAACAAGCTCTCCGACAAGGACCGTGCGGTGCGCGAGGCGGCGGCCAAGGGGGTCTCGGCGGCCTTCGCCGAGCGTGCCCCGCTCTTCTCGCTGATCACCAACACCCTGGCCAAGGACAAGGAGATCATCGACAACTGGCGCCGCTACCCGCGCCCCGGTTCCTCCCGCAACCGCGCCAACATGGTCGAGGACGAGGTGGTGGACGCGCTGGTCTCCGCCGTGCGCGCCAGCTACCCCCGCCTGTCGCACCGCTACTACGCCATGAAGGCGAAATGGCTGGGGCTGGAGAAGCTGCAGCACTGGGACCGCAACGCGCCGCTGCCCGACGAGGAAGACCGCACCATTCCCTGGTCCGAGGCCAAGGAGCGGGTCTTCGCCGCCTACAACGCCTTCTCCCCGGAGCTGGCGGCGATCGGCAGGCGCTTCTTCGACAACCCCTGGATCGACGTGCCGCCGCGCCCGGGCAAGGCGTCCGGCGCCTTCGCGCACCCGACCGTGCCCTCGGTGCATCCCTATCTGCTGCTGAACTACCATGGCAAGTCGCGCGACGTGATGACGCTGGCGCATGAGCTGGGGCATGGCGTGCACCAGATCCTGGCCTCGAAGCAGGGCTATCTGCGCTCCGGCACGCCGCTCACCCTGGCCGAGACGGCCAGCGTCTTCGGCGAGATGCTGACCTTCCGCGCCGTGCTGGATGCCGAGACCGACCCCACCCGCCGCCGCATGCTGCTGGCCGGCAAGGTGGAGGACATGCTGAACACGGTGGTGCGGCAGATCGCCTTCTACACCTTCGAATCCCGCCTGCACGAGGCACGTCGGAAGGGCGAGCTGTCCTCCGGGCAGATCGGCGAGATCTGGATGAGCGTGCAGGGCGAGAGCCTCGGCCCGGCCTTCGAGTTCACGCCGGACTACAACGTGTACTGGGCCTATGTGCCGCATTTCGTGCACACGCCTTTCTACGTCTATGCCTATGCCTTCGGGGACTGCCTGGTGAACGCGCTCTACAGCGTCTATCAGTCCGGCGAGGTGCCGGGCTTCCAGGAGAAGTATCTCGACCTGCTGCGCGCCGGCGGCACGCTGCGGCACAAGGAACTGCTGGCGCCCTTTGGCCTCGACGCTTCCGACCCGGGCTTCTGGAACAAGGGCCTCGACGTGATCGACGGCTTCATCACCGAGCTGGAACAGCCGGCCGTCAAGAGGACCGCATGAGCGACACCAGACGCGGCAACAGCCTGTTCGGCGAGATCCGTCGCATGGCGCGCACCTCCGGCGCCGTGGGCGGCATCGCTGCCCGCGTGGCGGGGGAGCGCTATCTCGGGCTGAAGACCGACAAGTCCGCGCATGCCGAGGACCTGCGGGCGGTGCTGGGCGGGCTGAAGGGCCCGATGATGAAGGTGGCGCAGCTTCTCTCCACCATCCCCGACGCGCTGCCCGAGGAATATGCGCGGGAACTGTCGCAGCTCCAGTCCAACGCCCCGCCGATGGGCTGGCCCTTCGTGCGGCGGCGCATGTCCACCGAGCTGGGCCCGGCCTGGCAGTCGCGCTTCTCCGCCTTCGGCCAGGAAGCGGCGGCGGCGGCCTCGCTGGGGCAGGTGCACCGCGCCACCCTGCTGGACGGGCGGGAGGTGGCCTGCAAGCTGCAATATCCGGACATGCCGAGCGTGGTGGAGGCCGACCTGCGGCAGCTCCGCCTCGCCATGGGCATCTACGCGCGCATGGATAGCTCGATCCAGAGCGACGA
Protein-coding regions in this window:
- a CDS encoding M3 family oligoendopeptidase, with product MFRPTCLADSFRHGRATLDISGRAGGGGGEALPEWDLSDLYAGIEDPKLNADLGHAEAEARALEAEAAGKLADLSGDALAGAIRRYEAVEEILGRVLSFAQLLFAGDATKPEHGRFYQTMQERATDISSHLLFLTLELNRLEDSVLEAKLAESAGLAAWRPWLRDLRVFRPHQLSDELEKLLHEKEVTGRSAWNRLFDETVAAMKVRVGAEDLTVSSALNKLSDKDRAVREAAAKGVSAAFAERAPLFSLITNTLAKDKEIIDNWRRYPRPGSSRNRANMVEDEVVDALVSAVRASYPRLSHRYYAMKAKWLGLEKLQHWDRNAPLPDEEDRTIPWSEAKERVFAAYNAFSPELAAIGRRFFDNPWIDVPPRPGKASGAFAHPTVPSVHPYLLLNYHGKSRDVMTLAHELGHGVHQILASKQGYLRSGTPLTLAETASVFGEMLTFRAVLDAETDPTRRRMLLAGKVEDMLNTVVRQIAFYTFESRLHEARRKGELSSGQIGEIWMSVQGESLGPAFEFTPDYNVYWAYVPHFVHTPFYVYAYAFGDCLVNALYSVYQSGEVPGFQEKYLDLLRAGGTLRHKELLAPFGLDASDPGFWNKGLDVIDGFITELEQPAVKRTA